In a genomic window of Gloeocapsopsis dulcis:
- a CDS encoding ribbon-helix-helix domain-containing protein, producing MKTAISIPNNLFEAAEHFAKRMGLSRSELYAVALREYLQAHRSDRITQLDAVYTDMAADGEDERLDPFFVQLQAHTLPKETW from the coding sequence ATGAAAACAGCTATCTCAATACCAAATAACCTCTTTGAGGCTGCTGAACACTTTGCAAAACGAATGGGACTATCCCGTAGCGAACTGTACGCTGTAGCGCTACGAGAGTACTTACAAGCGCATCGCAGCGATCGCATTACACAGTTAGATGCTGTGTACACTGACATGGCAGCGGACGGCGAGGATGAGCGACTTGATCCGTTTTTTGTTCAACTACAAGCCCATACGTTACCAAAGGAAACTTGGTAA
- a CDS encoding ABC1 kinase family protein, translating into MGQYQLAQNNRRYDPEAIARYYRYRPWLVFWRACTIIWCFAGFILGLYWDKWQNREEQNKFKRATQLRQILTHLGPTFIKVGQALSTRPDLIRKDFLDELTKLQDQLPPFDNAIAFRTIETELNRSVQDVYSEISPHPVAAASLGQVYRARLHSGEEVAVKVQRPNLRPVLTLDLYLMRWTAGWISPWLPLNLGHDLKMIVDEFGIKLFEEIDYLNEARNAEKFATNFRNDLRVKVPAIYWRFTATRVLTLEWIHGFKLTDTQSIREAGLDTDTLIEIGVTASLQQLLEHGFFHADPHPGNLFAMPDGRMAYIDFGMMDQLSELTKETLVDAIIHLINKDYTELAADFVKLGFLTPDTNICPIVPALETVLGEAIGQSVGDFNFKSVTDSFSELMYDYPFRIPAQFALIIRSLVTQEGIALSLNPNFKIVEVSYPYVARRLLTGETPQLRRRLLNVLFKNGKFQWERLEDLIAIAQADKRFDLLPTAQLSLQYLLSEEGKFLRQQLLIALTEDDRLHTEEVQRIWNLVKGELQPNRILNVALDALTEISKERTAAILPVVSFAIFPKKK; encoded by the coding sequence GTGGGTCAGTATCAACTTGCTCAGAATAACCGCCGTTACGATCCAGAAGCGATCGCACGTTACTATCGTTACCGCCCTTGGTTAGTATTTTGGCGGGCTTGTACTATCATCTGGTGTTTTGCGGGATTTATCCTTGGTCTTTATTGGGACAAGTGGCAAAACAGAGAAGAACAGAACAAGTTTAAACGAGCAACGCAGTTACGGCAAATTCTGACTCACCTAGGACCTACATTCATTAAAGTTGGTCAAGCGCTTTCAACAAGACCTGACTTGATTCGTAAAGATTTTCTCGACGAACTGACCAAGCTGCAAGACCAGTTACCGCCCTTTGATAATGCGATCGCTTTCCGTACAATTGAAACTGAGTTAAATCGCTCAGTCCAAGACGTATACAGTGAAATTTCGCCACATCCTGTAGCAGCGGCAAGTCTTGGTCAAGTGTATCGCGCGCGGTTGCACAGTGGAGAAGAAGTCGCAGTTAAAGTACAACGTCCCAACCTCCGTCCTGTTCTGACGCTAGATCTTTACTTAATGCGATGGACAGCTGGTTGGATATCTCCTTGGCTACCACTAAATCTCGGTCACGATCTCAAAATGATTGTAGACGAGTTCGGCATCAAGTTATTTGAAGAAATTGATTATCTCAACGAAGCGCGTAACGCCGAAAAATTTGCCACAAATTTCCGTAACGATCTCCGCGTTAAAGTACCAGCCATCTACTGGCGGTTTACTGCTACTCGTGTCTTAACGCTTGAATGGATTCATGGATTTAAACTAACAGATACCCAAAGCATTCGCGAAGCAGGTTTAGACACAGACACATTAATCGAAATTGGCGTCACCGCAAGTTTACAGCAACTATTAGAGCATGGTTTCTTTCATGCCGATCCGCATCCAGGAAACTTGTTTGCAATGCCTGATGGTCGGATGGCATACATCGACTTTGGCATGATGGATCAGTTGAGCGAACTTACGAAAGAAACTTTAGTTGATGCGATCATACATCTCATTAATAAAGACTATACAGAGTTAGCTGCTGATTTTGTCAAATTAGGATTTTTAACTCCAGATACGAATATTTGCCCAATTGTCCCAGCGCTAGAAACAGTACTTGGCGAAGCAATTGGTCAAAGTGTAGGAGACTTTAACTTCAAATCAGTTACCGATTCATTTTCGGAGTTGATGTATGATTATCCCTTCCGCATTCCTGCACAGTTTGCCTTAATTATTCGTTCTTTGGTGACGCAAGAAGGAATCGCGCTGAGTCTGAACCCGAATTTTAAGATCGTCGAGGTATCGTATCCTTACGTCGCACGGCGACTACTCACGGGAGAAACACCACAACTGCGGCGACGGCTACTTAATGTATTGTTTAAAAATGGTAAATTCCAGTGGGAGCGACTAGAAGATCTAATTGCGATCGCCCAAGCTGACAAAAGATTTGACTTGCTACCAACTGCACAACTGAGTTTACAATACCTCCTCTCAGAAGAAGGCAAATTTCTGCGACAGCAACTACTAATAGCTTTAACTGAAGACGATCGTCTGCACACAGAAGAAGTTCAACGAATTTGGAATTTAGTCAAAGGTGAATTGCAGCCAAATCGCATCTTAAATGTTGCGTTAGATGCGTTAACAGAGATCTCAAAAGAGAGAACAGCAGCAATCTTACCTGTAGTCAGTTTCGCCATTTTTCCTAAGAAAAAATAA
- a CDS encoding DUF697 domain-containing protein codes for MVRTSQQESHLNRAKASLRQALSWYSHLRKLGGRSPASWELSGLVKPEIEVLNSALSKLDSNVIRIAVFGLVSRGKSAVLNALIGEKILQTGPLHGVTQYPRSVRWTPSEKGKVQVELIDTPGLDEIEGQIRAQMARDVAHQADLILFVVAGDITRTEYQALCKLRQAQKPLILVFNKIDLYPDTDREAIHHNLRQLATQGHEVMSPDEIVMVAAEPAAMEVRVEWADGKVTHELETPTPQISELQQAILRILNREGRSLLALNALIQAREATAEIAHKSVELRQKEAEDLIWKFTKYKALAVALNPIAFLDLLGGVVADLALIRSLAKVYGLPMTGYEAAKLLRTILLSSGGLLLAELGSGLFLGLGKSTAAVTSSENPGNLTAYFGAAITQGSIAGYGSYIVGHAAQVYLERGCTWGQLGTSTVIQEILEQVEPNTILYRLRQELSQHLN; via the coding sequence ATAGTGCGTACTAGTCAACAAGAGTCTCATTTAAACCGTGCCAAGGCAAGCTTACGGCAAGCGCTATCGTGGTATTCACATTTGCGTAAGTTGGGAGGGCGATCGCCTGCAAGTTGGGAACTTTCAGGATTAGTTAAACCAGAAATTGAAGTATTAAATTCCGCACTGAGTAAGCTAGATTCAAATGTCATTCGGATTGCGGTGTTTGGTTTAGTCAGTCGGGGTAAATCAGCGGTTTTAAATGCATTAATAGGAGAAAAAATTCTCCAAACAGGGCCACTGCATGGTGTAACTCAATACCCGCGTTCGGTGCGATGGACTCCGAGTGAGAAAGGTAAAGTCCAAGTCGAGTTAATTGATACGCCAGGATTAGACGAAATTGAAGGACAAATACGCGCGCAAATGGCACGGGATGTCGCACATCAAGCTGATTTGATTTTGTTTGTCGTTGCAGGTGATATTACTAGGACTGAATATCAAGCTTTGTGCAAGTTGCGGCAAGCTCAAAAACCTTTAATATTGGTATTCAATAAAATTGATTTGTATCCTGATACTGATCGCGAAGCAATTCACCACAATTTGCGGCAATTGGCAACACAGGGACACGAAGTCATGTCTCCTGATGAAATTGTCATGGTAGCAGCAGAACCAGCAGCGATGGAAGTTCGTGTAGAGTGGGCTGATGGCAAGGTGACGCATGAACTAGAAACGCCAACACCACAGATTAGTGAACTTCAGCAAGCAATTTTAAGGATTCTCAATCGCGAAGGGCGATCGCTTTTAGCCTTAAATGCCTTAATCCAAGCCCGCGAAGCGACAGCAGAAATTGCGCACAAATCTGTAGAACTGCGTCAAAAGGAAGCTGAAGATTTAATCTGGAAATTTACCAAGTACAAAGCATTAGCAGTGGCACTTAATCCGATTGCGTTTTTAGATTTACTCGGTGGTGTTGTTGCTGACTTGGCGTTGATTCGCTCTTTGGCAAAGGTGTATGGTTTACCGATGACAGGCTATGAAGCCGCAAAGCTGTTGCGAACTATTTTATTAAGTTCTGGAGGTTTACTCTTAGCTGAACTCGGAAGTGGTTTATTTTTGGGTTTGGGAAAAAGTACCGCTGCTGTTACTAGTAGTGAGAACCCTGGTAACTTAACTGCTTATTTTGGTGCGGCGATCACCCAAGGCAGTATTGCAGGTTACGGTTCTTACATTGTCGGACACGCTGCCCAAGTTTACTTAGAACGCGGCTGCACTTGGGGACAACTCGGAACTAGTACCGTTATTCAAGAAATACTAGAGCAAGTAGAACCAAATACGATTCTTTATCGCCTGCGTCAAGAGTTGAGCCAACACTTGAATTAA
- a CDS encoding slr1306 family protein has product MAVQLRRPILVGGVGLSFSLWVLQSWHHSIVLGEYGILGAIAVGGTLWLWQQRSPKTQSVNNSPVTRETVEKMIAQAASVIEQLTVETESNPIQLRQELAQLKNESERQELRVVVTGGKSVGKSTLIQVLTSQMLLGQKLSFDETPALFTSVDSDRQAEIAALAQANTADLVLFVTNGDLTETEFQTLQQLNRQRTVLVFNKQDHHIAEERAVVLHALQQRMQALLKAEDVVAIAASPNQTKVRQHAADGAIQEWLEQSQPVIVQLSDRLTTIATQERQQLIWATTQRQALTLKAAAKTLLNNVRRDRAIPIIEQYQWIAAAAAFANPVPALDLLATAAINAQLVTELGTIYQQKFSLQQAQTVAGTMGSLMVKLGLVELSTKAVSTVLKSNAVTFVAGGAVQGVSAAYLTRLAGLSLIEYFQLQEVAVESEGLNLDKLSQTLQKVFQQNQQVAFLQGFVKQGVERLLPKQSQSQLAES; this is encoded by the coding sequence ATGGCTGTTCAGTTGCGGCGACCGATTTTAGTGGGTGGTGTAGGTTTATCCTTCTCTTTGTGGGTATTGCAAAGCTGGCATCACTCTATTGTGCTAGGTGAGTATGGCATTTTAGGGGCGATCGCAGTGGGTGGAACTTTGTGGTTATGGCAGCAAAGAAGTCCAAAGACACAAAGTGTAAATAACTCACCTGTCACGCGAGAAACGGTAGAAAAAATGATCGCACAAGCAGCAAGTGTGATTGAACAGTTGACAGTGGAAACTGAGAGCAATCCTATTCAACTACGCCAAGAACTAGCCCAACTCAAAAACGAATCTGAACGACAGGAATTACGAGTAGTCGTTACTGGTGGTAAATCAGTTGGTAAATCAACTTTGATCCAAGTGTTGACTAGTCAAATGCTCTTGGGGCAGAAGCTAAGTTTTGACGAAACACCTGCATTATTTACAAGTGTTGATAGCGATCGCCAGGCTGAAATAGCTGCACTTGCACAAGCAAATACCGCAGATTTAGTGTTATTTGTAACAAACGGCGATTTAACAGAAACCGAATTTCAAACGTTGCAGCAGTTAAATCGGCAACGTACTGTACTCGTATTTAATAAGCAAGATCATCACATAGCTGAAGAACGCGCTGTCGTGTTACATGCACTACAACAGCGGATGCAGGCTTTATTAAAAGCAGAAGATGTTGTTGCGATCGCTGCATCTCCCAATCAAACGAAAGTACGCCAACACGCAGCGGATGGGGCAATCCAAGAATGGCTAGAACAATCTCAACCTGTCATTGTACAACTTAGCGATCGCCTAACAACTATTGCAACCCAAGAAAGACAACAACTTATTTGGGCAACAACACAACGCCAAGCTTTAACGCTAAAAGCTGCAGCGAAAACATTACTAAATAATGTCAGACGCGATCGCGCTATTCCAATTATCGAACAATATCAGTGGATTGCTGCTGCTGCTGCTTTTGCAAACCCAGTTCCCGCACTTGATTTGTTGGCAACTGCGGCAATTAATGCTCAGCTAGTCACCGAACTAGGCACGATTTACCAACAGAAATTCTCTCTCCAGCAAGCCCAAACTGTCGCTGGAACAATGGGAAGTTTAATGGTAAAGCTGGGTTTAGTCGAACTCTCGACAAAAGCTGTTAGCACAGTGCTAAAAAGTAATGCAGTTACCTTTGTTGCTGGCGGGGCAGTACAGGGCGTGAGTGCCGCGTATCTAACTCGTTTAGCTGGTTTAAGTTTGATTGAGTATTTTCAGTTACAGGAAGTTGCTGTTGAATCTGAAGGGCTAAATTTGGACAAGTTAAGTCAAACCTTACAAAAGGTATTTCAGCAAAACCAGCAAGTGGCTTTTCTACAAGGCTTTGTCAAACAGGGTGTCGAACGTTTATTACCAAAACAATCTCAATCACAACTTGCTGAATCCTAG
- a CDS encoding SDR family NAD(P)-dependent oxidoreductase, protein MIDLHNKVILVTGGSRGIGAATVLTLAQAGAYVILHYSRARSSAQAIAQEIGSDRCYLVQADLAVANASHKLWQEAIAWRGRIDVLVNNAGIIQSAGIDDEMWDSAWQTTLQVNLIAAADLCREAIKHFRDRAGGIIINVASRAAFRGDAPDYMHYAASKGGVIALTRSIARGFAADNILAFAVAPGFVKTEMADEVIQTYGEAAVTRDIPLGKIAPPQDVANVIAFLASGLAPHATGTTIDINGASYVH, encoded by the coding sequence ATGATCGATCTACACAACAAAGTTATTTTAGTTACAGGAGGATCGCGAGGAATTGGTGCAGCAACGGTGTTGACACTTGCTCAAGCGGGAGCTTATGTTATTTTACATTACAGTCGTGCGCGATCCTCTGCCCAAGCTATTGCTCAAGAAATCGGTAGCGATCGCTGTTACTTAGTACAAGCCGATCTTGCTGTTGCAAATGCGAGTCATAAATTATGGCAAGAAGCGATCGCATGGCGAGGGCGAATTGATGTTTTAGTCAATAATGCAGGCATTATCCAATCAGCTGGAATTGATGATGAGATGTGGGATAGTGCATGGCAAACAACTTTACAAGTTAACTTAATCGCGGCTGCTGATTTGTGCCGTGAAGCTATTAAGCATTTCCGCGATCGCGCTGGTGGAATTATTATCAACGTTGCTAGTCGTGCTGCTTTTCGCGGTGATGCCCCAGATTATATGCATTATGCTGCTTCAAAAGGAGGTGTTATTGCCTTAACGCGTAGTATTGCGCGCGGGTTTGCTGCTGATAATATTCTTGCTTTTGCTGTTGCACCTGGTTTTGTCAAAACCGAGATGGCAGATGAGGTTATTCAAACATACGGTGAAGCTGCTGTGACTCGCGATATTCCTCTGGGTAAAATTGCTCCACCCCAAGATGTTGCTAATGTTATTGCCTTTTTAGCTTCTGGGTTAGCGCCACACGCTACAGGGACAACGATTGATATTAATGGCGCATCTTATGTCCACTAA
- a CDS encoding asparaginase, whose product MTRGKRTQAAELEVRLLREGIIESRHLVQAVVCDDRGRVLSVAGNAETATFIRSALKPFQALGVTTTGTLERYNLTDRDLAIICSSHKGTIEQVRQVFNIFWRADIDPAVLQCPIPEGKRSSLQHNCSGKHAGMLAVCQQRRWPLNNYLQRTHPVQQLIFGKIAELLRMPADEFISAHDDCGAPTYLMQMGQIASLYAQLASGNNLDMERIVRAMTHHPKMVAGDGEFDTELMRLTQGELVSKAGAEGIQCIGRIGEGMGLAIKVMDGAKRAKYAVAIYLLQQMGWISPSVAETLAESFMTLGKYKRLEVVGELSML is encoded by the coding sequence ATGACAAGGGGAAAACGAACTCAAGCCGCAGAACTCGAAGTGAGGTTACTGCGCGAAGGTATTATCGAATCAAGACATTTAGTCCAGGCTGTTGTGTGTGACGACCGAGGACGAGTTTTGTCTGTTGCTGGAAATGCAGAGACTGCGACATTTATCCGTTCTGCACTCAAGCCATTTCAAGCATTAGGTGTCACTACGACAGGGACACTCGAACGCTATAACCTGACGGATCGAGATTTAGCAATTATCTGTAGTTCGCATAAAGGCACAATAGAGCAAGTACGTCAAGTATTTAATATTTTCTGGCGGGCGGATATTGATCCGGCAGTCTTACAGTGTCCTATTCCTGAAGGTAAACGCAGTTCGCTGCAGCACAACTGTTCAGGAAAGCACGCTGGAATGCTTGCTGTTTGTCAGCAACGGCGTTGGCCGCTTAATAATTACTTACAGCGTACTCACCCTGTGCAGCAACTGATTTTTGGTAAAATTGCCGAATTGCTGCGGATGCCAGCTGATGAATTTATCAGTGCCCATGATGATTGTGGCGCTCCTACTTATTTGATGCAAATGGGGCAAATTGCGTCATTGTATGCGCAGCTTGCCTCTGGCAATAACCTTGATATGGAAAGAATTGTGCGTGCTATGACGCATCACCCCAAGATGGTTGCTGGAGATGGGGAATTTGATACCGAACTCATGCGCTTAACTCAAGGAGAGTTAGTGAGTAAAGCTGGTGCAGAAGGCATTCAATGTATTGGTCGCATTGGCGAGGGTATGGGGTTGGCAATTAAAGTCATGGATGGGGCAAAGCGGGCTAAATATGCTGTTGCTATTTATCTACTCCAGCAAATGGGTTGGATTAGCCCTAGTGTGGCAGAAACTTTAGCAGAATCGTTTATGACACTAGGAAAATACAAGCGCCTAGAAGTTGTTGGAGAATTATCCATGTTGTAG
- a CDS encoding CGLD27 family protein has protein sequence MDFSVSDCPVPAEQQPLNEYEALKASNFFSTCTSEWQKYLSKLAWVWVFSWVIAGPVAAASFSPQKHIVQFMLCGAGLATVGVIFTVVRWYLGWSYVCDRLTSPTIFYEESGWYDGQTWTKPQEILTRDRLIVSYQVKPIIHRLQQTLGVIALIVLLGELFWYFL, from the coding sequence ATGGATTTTTCAGTTTCTGATTGTCCTGTCCCTGCGGAACAACAGCCACTCAACGAATATGAGGCGCTAAAAGCATCAAACTTCTTTAGTACCTGTACTTCAGAATGGCAAAAGTATCTCAGTAAGTTGGCTTGGGTATGGGTATTCTCTTGGGTAATTGCAGGCCCAGTCGCCGCCGCAAGTTTTTCTCCCCAAAAGCATATTGTCCAATTTATGCTTTGTGGAGCAGGATTAGCAACTGTTGGAGTCATTTTTACTGTAGTCCGGTGGTATTTAGGTTGGTCTTACGTATGCGATCGCCTGACAAGTCCAACGATTTTTTATGAAGAGTCAGGTTGGTATGACGGACAAACGTGGACAAAGCCACAAGAGATCCTGACGCGCGATCGCTTGATTGTCAGTTATCAAGTGAAACCAATTATCCACCGCTTACAACAGACACTAGGCGTTATAGCACTAATTGTATTGTTGGGTGAGTTGTTTTGGTATTTTTTGTAA
- the rsfS gene encoding ribosome silencing factor — protein sequence MTEYSPVNSQSQSVSIASSAVKSAQAKVDDSGKELALAAAQAASERKAGDIIVLRVTDVSYMADYFIIATGYSHVQVRAIASAIADSVEQEWQRQPIRTEGKADASWVLQDYGDVIVHVMMPKEREFYNLEAFWGHAEQIEFTTADGA from the coding sequence ATGACTGAATATTCGCCAGTAAATTCACAATCACAGTCTGTATCCATAGCATCGAGTGCCGTCAAATCAGCACAAGCCAAGGTAGATGATAGTGGTAAAGAATTAGCCCTTGCTGCTGCTCAAGCAGCTTCAGAACGTAAAGCAGGAGACATTATAGTGCTGCGGGTTACAGACGTATCCTATATGGCAGACTATTTTATCATTGCCACTGGGTACTCACATGTCCAGGTACGTGCGATCGCTTCTGCAATTGCAGACTCAGTGGAACAAGAGTGGCAGCGACAACCAATACGCACCGAGGGAAAAGCGGATGCAAGTTGGGTTTTACAAGACTACGGTGATGTCATAGTTCACGTCATGATGCCTAAAGAGCGTGAGTTTTACAATTTAGAAGCTTTTTGGGGTCATGCAGAACAAATCGAGTTTACCACTGCCGATGGGGCTTAG
- the yqeK gene encoding bis(5'-nucleosyl)-tetraphosphatase (symmetrical) YqeK — protein sequence MLPSNQNLELKSIERDRVLAWLADNVPQSRIQHILRVEQMAIALAEHHQIDVEKAAKAALMHDLAKNFKSQKLLAMAQAEGLAIDPISEVNPHLLHADVGALVARDTFNVDDAEVLQAIANHTCGQPGMSTLSCIVFLADSLEPGRGDTPELAELRKTSYHNLEQAVWLTCDYSLKLLVETHRLIHPRTVATRNWFLQKVKNSQRVVDKTA from the coding sequence GTGCTACCTTCCAACCAAAATTTGGAGTTGAAAAGTATCGAACGCGATCGCGTTTTAGCTTGGTTAGCAGACAACGTTCCGCAATCCCGCATCCAACATATCCTCAGAGTAGAACAGATGGCGATCGCGTTGGCAGAACATCATCAAATTGATGTAGAAAAAGCCGCCAAGGCTGCGTTAATGCACGATCTAGCGAAGAATTTCAAATCGCAAAAACTTTTGGCAATGGCACAAGCCGAAGGATTAGCAATCGATCCTATCAGCGAAGTTAATCCTCACTTATTGCACGCTGATGTTGGGGCACTAGTTGCTAGAGATACCTTTAATGTAGACGATGCAGAAGTTTTGCAAGCAATTGCCAATCATACTTGCGGTCAACCTGGCATGAGTACACTTAGCTGTATTGTATTTTTGGCAGACAGCTTAGAACCAGGGCGCGGAGATACTCCAGAGTTAGCAGAATTAAGAAAAACGAGTTATCACAACCTTGAGCAAGCCGTTTGGTTAACTTGCGACTACTCCTTGAAATTATTAGTTGAAACACATCGTCTCATTCATCCTCGAACAGTTGCTACCCGTAACTGGTTTTTGCAAAAAGTAAAAAATTCGCAGCGAGTAGTTGATAAGACGGCATGA
- a CDS encoding 7-carboxy-7-deazaguanine synthase QueE translates to MTTATLTTARLIEVFSAIQGEGLNVGTRQIFIRFALCDLRCHFCDSAHTWSVPPTCRIERSPGLRDFEVHDNPVSLDLLLQWVQQLNVPGLHDSISLTGGEPLLHSAFLLQFLPQAQKRTGLPIYLETGGHRPQQLAMVLPHLDSVGMDLKLPSVSGESHWQEHAEFLQHCHQASVEVFVKVIVSRETDIAELHQAAELVANVSPEIPLYLQPVTPLDATQKFSQVLFSAPTPAQVLTWQAKMKQLLKSVRVVPQTHKMLNQL, encoded by the coding sequence ATGACAACTGCTACACTGACTACGGCACGCCTCATTGAGGTTTTCTCTGCAATCCAAGGAGAAGGACTCAATGTTGGTACGCGACAGATTTTTATTCGCTTTGCCTTGTGTGACTTACGCTGTCACTTTTGTGATAGTGCGCATACCTGGAGTGTGCCCCCAACGTGTCGGATTGAGCGATCGCCTGGATTACGGGACTTTGAAGTTCATGATAATCCAGTTTCTCTAGATTTACTATTGCAGTGGGTGCAACAACTTAATGTACCTGGTTTACACGACAGTATTAGTCTTACTGGTGGTGAACCTCTGCTGCATAGTGCCTTTTTATTGCAGTTTCTGCCCCAAGCACAAAAACGTACTGGATTACCTATTTACCTAGAAACAGGTGGACATCGTCCTCAACAGCTAGCTATGGTATTACCACATCTTGACTCTGTAGGAATGGATTTGAAGTTACCTAGCGTCAGCGGTGAAAGCCACTGGCAAGAACACGCAGAATTCTTACAGCATTGTCATCAAGCAAGTGTAGAGGTGTTTGTTAAAGTGATTGTTTCTAGAGAAACTGATATTGCTGAACTACACCAGGCTGCTGAATTAGTTGCAAATGTTAGTCCAGAAATTCCCCTATACCTACAACCTGTAACGCCTTTAGATGCCACACAAAAATTTAGCCAAGTTCTATTTTCCGCCCCTACTCCGGCGCAGGTTTTAACTTGGCAAGCCAAAATGAAGCAACTACTCAAATCTGTGCGTGTGGTTCCGCAAACGCACAAAATGCTCAATCAGCTATAG
- a CDS encoding DUF3318 domain-containing protein, with protein MTSYATTSAKAEMSELRRLRNLLPPELQSWVSVEGTTEVNPPLITTEEIGRDQVEVLIDLVKWDQLAIDQRNLLFWHEVARIQNDTIPKDGWEMAALAIGLGGAVGELWVQDGLLLLLALGLCGVSGYRLFVKNNGQKQLQEAIDADEKAIALATRFNYTLPNAYKSLGSALKTLIEQSPSKRQRAKYESRLQALKRSANKAKSRTKASQEVVYDD; from the coding sequence ATGACATCCTACGCAACAACCTCTGCCAAAGCAGAAATGAGCGAACTGCGCCGCTTAAGAAACTTACTCCCACCAGAATTACAAAGCTGGGTGAGCGTAGAAGGGACTACCGAAGTTAATCCCCCTTTAATCACCACAGAAGAAATCGGCAGAGATCAAGTCGAAGTTCTTATCGATCTGGTGAAATGGGATCAACTTGCAATTGACCAGCGCAATTTGCTATTTTGGCATGAAGTTGCCCGAATTCAAAATGATACCATCCCCAAAGATGGATGGGAAATGGCAGCCCTAGCAATTGGTTTAGGAGGTGCTGTTGGTGAACTTTGGGTGCAAGATGGATTACTACTGCTGCTAGCCCTAGGACTATGCGGCGTGTCTGGCTATAGACTATTCGTCAAAAACAATGGGCAAAAGCAGCTACAAGAAGCAATCGATGCTGATGAAAAAGCGATCGCACTTGCTACTCGCTTCAACTACACTCTCCCCAATGCCTATAAGAGTCTTGGTAGTGCGCTAAAAACTTTAATTGAACAATCACCGAGTAAGCGTCAACGGGCAAAATATGAATCTAGACTACAAGCCCTCAAACGCAGTGCAAATAAAGCTAAATCACGAACAAAGGCTTCTCAAGAAGTCGTTTATGACGATTAG
- the pheA gene encoding prephenate dehydratase: protein MAMSIAHLGPTGTYAEQAALAYLNQLKDAEQTILCPYPSIAQTLKTVARGKADVAVVPVENSIEGSVTITLDTLWQLEQLQIQLALVLPITHALLSHAVNLDAIVTVYSHPQALAQCQGWLEQFLPNVELIPTNSTTEALQHLDQESRSGAISSLRAAQIYNLPILAHAINDYPDNCTRFWVVSQRSVNRVSSVENTHTSLAFSLPANVPGALVKPLQIFAERGINLSRIESRPTKRSLGEYLFFLDLEADANSTLVQSAIAELATYTEILKLFGSYNVIQTQEREC, encoded by the coding sequence ATGGCAATGTCGATTGCACACTTAGGACCTACTGGCACTTATGCAGAACAAGCAGCTTTAGCTTATCTTAATCAGCTCAAAGATGCAGAACAAACAATACTATGTCCCTATCCGAGTATTGCTCAGACTTTAAAGACCGTAGCGCGAGGAAAAGCAGATGTTGCCGTTGTTCCTGTCGAAAACTCAATTGAAGGTAGTGTCACAATTACACTAGATACGCTTTGGCAGTTAGAACAATTACAAATTCAACTAGCATTAGTCTTACCGATTACTCATGCTTTACTTTCACACGCAGTGAACTTAGATGCTATCGTAACAGTGTACTCGCATCCGCAAGCCCTAGCGCAGTGTCAAGGCTGGCTAGAGCAGTTTTTGCCTAATGTTGAGTTAATTCCCACAAATTCTACAACCGAAGCTCTCCAACATCTTGACCAAGAAAGTCGCTCTGGGGCAATATCTTCCTTGCGTGCAGCTCAAATCTACAATTTACCTATTCTTGCTCATGCAATTAATGACTATCCCGATAACTGTACGCGCTTTTGGGTAGTCAGTCAGCGTTCGGTTAATCGAGTCTCTTCTGTAGAAAATACTCACACGTCACTTGCTTTTAGTTTACCAGCTAACGTTCCTGGAGCTTTGGTCAAACCCCTGCAAATATTTGCTGAACGCGGTATTAATCTCAGTCGCATTGAGTCCCGTCCAACTAAGCGATCGCTTGGTGAATATCTTTTTTTCCTCGATTTAGAAGCAGATGCCAATTCTACTTTAGTTCAATCAGCGATCGCGGAGCTTGCTACCTATACAGAAATTCTCAAACTCTTCGGTAGCTACAACGTAATACAGACTCAGGAAAGAGAGTGTTGA